In Brettanomyces nanus chromosome 3, complete sequence, a single genomic region encodes these proteins:
- a CDS encoding uncharacterized protein (EggNog:ENOG41), whose translation MSNYSKQRQANLENFSTDKVLHYESDSLKAILTGCSKCVLQHDLPDRKAVFEAEQLGNYTLPDYGLTDYLPDAEAADNLVSPVFLQDNLKMMDFACGTGLMVQKLAPYFKGANPTVIGIDISAAQIDAFQSKLQTIYRVNPSLNVQAYQYDIIDEQFDRDNSLNRPDELVEDSFDIITTTLSFHHFSELKRIVGQLLKYLKKNGKLIIVDMYDHKDQYIQENVDSDSPVAYHGGLSPSQIKQKLDSFHFSRLEASVKYNYEHWCGVANLENHLPKPTVERALREAPKRLRDGKMEYLVPRELVLAICTK comes from the coding sequence ATGTCTAACTACTCAAAGCAAAGACAGGCCAATCTTGAGAACTTCAGTACTGACAAAGTCCTTCATTATGAGTCTGACTCATTGAAAGCCATACTTACTGGATGTTCAAAGTGCGTTCTTCAGCATGATTTGCCTGACAGAAAAGCTGTATTTGAGGCCGAACAACTTGGAAACTACACACTTCCAGATTATGGTCTTACCGACTACCTTCCTGATGCAGAGGCTGCTGACAACCTAGTTTCACCCGTTTTCCTCCAAGacaatttgaaaatgatggaCTTTGCTTGTGGAACGGGCCTTATGGTACAGAAATTGGCTCCCTATTTCAAAGGTGCCAATCCTACCGTTATTGGAATTGACATATCTGCAGCTCAGATAGATGCCTTCCAAAGCAAGCTCCAGACTATTTATCGAGTCAACCCTTCGTTGAACGTACAAGCATATCAGTATGATATCATTGACGAGCAGTTCGATAGGGATAACTCGCTCAACAGGCCCGACGAACTAGTAGAAGACTCCTTCGATATCATCACTACCACCCTTTCCTTCCATCATTTCTCggagttgaaaagaatagTCGGTCAACTACTGAAGTACTTGAAAAAAAACGGCAAGTTGATTATTGTCGATATGTACGATCATAAGGACCAGTATATACAAGAAAATGTTGACTCAGACTCTCCTGTTGCCTACCATGGAGGTCTTTCTCCCTCTCAAATCAAACAGAAGCTAGATTCTTTCCACTTCTCACGGTTAGAGGCCAGCGTTAAATACAACTACGAACATTGGTGTGGTGTCGCCAATTTGGAGAACCATTTACCTAAACCTACGGTAGAAAGAGCTCTTAGGGAGGCTCCTAAAAGACTCAGAGACGGGAAAATGGAGTATTTGGTCCCCAGAGAATTGGTCTTGGCTATCTGCACCAAGTAA